One window of the Shewanella maritima genome contains the following:
- the aroG gene encoding 3-deoxy-7-phosphoheptulonate synthase AroG, with product MYYQNDDVRINEVKELLPPVAILERFPASENASETVFKARDSIHRILNKKDDRLLVVIGPCSIHDPVAALDYGRRLVELRERYQDQLEVVMRVYFEKPRTTVGWKGLINDPYMDNSFKLNDGLRTARKLLVDLNDSGMPTAGEFLDMITPQYVADLMCWGAIGARTTESQVHRELASGLSCPVGFKNGTDGTIKVAIDAIGASSAPHHFLSVTKFGHSAIVSTKGNPDCHIILRGGKTPNYSAEHVKVITEQLEQSKLESNIMIDFSHANSNKDYRRQMVVAESVSAQISEGNHSIFGVMVESHLVEGRQDIVTGKELVYGQSVTDACIGWDDTEKLLQQLSDAVIARREAV from the coding sequence ATGTATTACCAAAATGATGATGTAAGAATTAATGAAGTGAAAGAGTTGCTCCCACCTGTGGCGATTCTTGAGCGATTTCCGGCCTCTGAAAATGCTTCTGAAACCGTTTTTAAAGCAAGAGACAGTATTCATCGTATTTTGAATAAAAAAGATGATCGTTTGCTGGTGGTGATTGGTCCATGTTCGATTCATGATCCTGTTGCTGCACTTGATTATGGGCGTCGCCTGGTTGAGTTGCGAGAGCGTTATCAAGACCAGCTTGAAGTGGTTATGCGTGTTTACTTTGAAAAGCCAAGAACGACTGTTGGCTGGAAGGGGTTGATCAATGACCCTTATATGGATAATAGCTTTAAGTTAAACGATGGTTTACGCACCGCTCGCAAGTTACTTGTTGATCTTAATGACAGTGGTATGCCAACAGCAGGTGAATTCTTAGATATGATCACGCCTCAGTATGTTGCTGATTTAATGTGTTGGGGCGCGATTGGGGCTCGTACTACTGAGTCACAGGTTCATCGTGAGCTAGCGTCAGGTTTATCGTGTCCTGTTGGCTTTAAAAATGGTACTGACGGCACAATTAAAGTTGCGATTGATGCAATTGGCGCGTCAAGTGCTCCGCATCACTTCTTGTCAGTGACCAAGTTTGGACACTCTGCAATTGTATCAACCAAGGGTAATCCTGATTGCCATATCATCTTGCGCGGTGGTAAAACGCCAAATTATAGTGCTGAGCACGTTAAGGTGATCACCGAACAGCTCGAGCAGTCAAAGCTTGAAAGCAATATAATGATTGATTTTAGTCATGCTAACAGCAACAAAGACTATCGTCGTCAAATGGTAGTTGCTGAAAGTGTATCAGCACAGATCAGCGAAGGTAACCATTCTATCTTTGGAGTGATGGTTGAGAGTCATCTTGTTGAAGGACGTCAGGATATTGTAACGGGTAAAGAGTTGGTTTACGGACAAAGCGTGACTGATGCATGTATCGGTTGGGATGATACTGAAAAGCTGTTGCAGCAATTGAGTGATGCAGTGATTGCTCGCCGTGAAGCCGTTTAA
- a CDS encoding P-II family nitrogen regulator, with product MKLVSAIIKPFKLDDVREAIAGMGIEGMTVTEVKGFGRQKGHTELYRGAEYQVDFLPKVKLEIATKAENLDVLVEAITSAAHTGKIGDGKIFVTDLEQAIRIRTGEHDNEAL from the coding sequence ATGAAACTCGTCAGCGCAATCATCAAGCCATTTAAACTCGATGATGTCCGTGAAGCCATTGCAGGCATGGGTATTGAGGGTATGACAGTGACTGAAGTAAAAGGCTTCGGTCGTCAAAAAGGGCACACAGAGCTTTATCGTGGTGCTGAATATCAGGTCGACTTTTTGCCAAAAGTAAAATTAGAAATTGCGACTAAGGCTGAAAACCTAGATGTCTTGGTTGAAGCTATCACGTCGGCTGCACATACAGGCAAGATTGGTGACGGCAAGATTTTTGTGACTGATTTAGAACAAGCTATCCGTATTCGTACGGGTGAGCACGATAACGAAGCGCTTTAA
- a CDS encoding tetratricopeptide repeat protein: MTSLKNGACKQFNSLIDTSVSHITSATSKVSISILLLASAILSGCQSTAKSTPDLDVESLFFDEHFEEQSVASVEEIFRLPNDFKSQVTSEFRSAKLKQGVNFSANEWLAEYVGAQEGAFEYRDHYTRKASITALNRQGNCMSLVVLSAALAEQFDVPVKFQDIEVQPIWDKRGGFYLVNGHVNLRLLPVRKANRISVSENEVLVDFLPERAVRAYKATTVNKQTLVAMYYNNVAAEALVDGDYDLAYALAKAAIRQDTSYVPSINTLAVIYRHKRMNDKAELVYRAALTQEPEDLTTLFNLALILSEQDRLDEWHQVHKVLELARINNPFYYYDMAQQAYFDKQYHEALTWYKRAVAKADYRHEFYFGLSRAYWATGEQRLAKKNMAKALDLTRDDEFKSRYQTKLNAMRAQ, translated from the coding sequence ATGACAAGTCTAAAAAACGGTGCTTGTAAGCAATTCAATTCATTAATTGATACATCAGTCAGTCACATAACTAGCGCAACGTCGAAGGTGTCAATAAGCATTTTACTGTTAGCGAGTGCCATACTCTCTGGTTGTCAGTCAACTGCAAAATCTACTCCAGATCTGGATGTTGAATCACTATTCTTTGACGAGCACTTTGAGGAGCAGAGTGTTGCTAGTGTGGAAGAAATTTTTCGCCTACCCAATGATTTCAAGTCACAAGTCACTTCTGAATTTCGCAGTGCTAAGCTTAAGCAAGGAGTTAATTTTTCCGCTAACGAGTGGCTAGCAGAGTATGTTGGAGCCCAAGAAGGCGCGTTTGAATATCGTGACCACTATACGCGCAAAGCGTCAATAACCGCCTTAAATCGTCAGGGAAATTGCATGTCACTAGTGGTGCTTTCTGCCGCTTTGGCAGAGCAATTCGATGTTCCTGTGAAATTCCAAGATATTGAAGTTCAGCCCATTTGGGATAAACGGGGCGGCTTTTATTTAGTAAACGGACACGTGAATTTGCGTTTATTGCCAGTGAGAAAGGCTAATCGAATTTCGGTTTCAGAAAATGAAGTTTTGGTGGACTTTTTACCTGAGCGGGCGGTAAGGGCTTACAAGGCGACAACGGTTAATAAACAAACCTTAGTTGCAATGTACTATAACAATGTGGCTGCAGAGGCGCTAGTAGATGGTGATTATGACCTTGCCTATGCGCTAGCAAAAGCCGCTATACGTCAAGATACCAGTTATGTTCCTTCTATAAATACTTTAGCGGTGATTTATCGCCACAAGCGTATGAATGATAAGGCAGAACTCGTTTACCGCGCAGCATTAACTCAGGAGCCGGAAGATTTGACTACCCTGTTTAACCTCGCGCTTATTCTAAGTGAGCAAGACAGACTCGATGAGTGGCATCAAGTACATAAAGTGTTGGAGCTGGCTAGGATCAATAATCCTTTTTACTATTATGACATGGCGCAGCAAGCATACTTTGATAAGCAGTATCATGAAGCGCTAACCTGGTATAAACGTGCTGTGGCGAAAGCCGATTATCGTCATGAGTTTTATTTCGGGCTTTCAAGAGCCTATTGGGCAACGGGTGAGCAAAGGCTAGCCAAAAAGAATATGGCAAAAGCGTTAGATTTAACCCGAGATGACGAGTTTAAGAGTCGTTATCAAACTAAGCTTAACGCGATGCGAGCTCAATAG
- a CDS encoding ammonium transporter, whose product MEELTKLGLTVTELRFALDTFYFLISGALVMWMAAGFAMLEAGLVRSKNTTEILTKNVCLYSIACIMYLILGYNIMYVDNAEGGILPSFGSLIGTQAEGADHALESDFFFQVVFVATAMSIVSGAVAERMKLWAFLAFAVVLTGVIYPIEGYWTWGGGFVAEAGFVDFAGSGIVHMAGAAAAISGVLLLGARKGKYGPNGQVNPIPGSNLPMATLGMFILWMGWFGFNGGSQLLVSDAENASAVAKIFVNTNSAAAFGAVAALIVCKVVWGKADLTMILNGALAGLVAITADPLSPSLAMAGVIGVVAGGLVVFSIIGFDRIKIDDPVGAISVHGVAGFLGLMLVPLSNADASFGSQLFGAAVIFGWVFAASTVVWLVLKVTMGIRVTEEEEYTGMDASDCGIDAYPEFVSIKGAS is encoded by the coding sequence ATGGAAGAACTAACAAAATTAGGCCTAACCGTAACTGAGTTACGATTCGCCCTTGATACGTTTTATTTCTTAATTTCTGGTGCACTAGTGATGTGGATGGCGGCAGGTTTCGCCATGCTAGAAGCGGGTCTGGTTCGCTCTAAAAACACCACTGAAATCTTAACTAAGAACGTTTGTCTTTATTCAATCGCTTGTATTATGTATCTCATTCTAGGTTACAACATTATGTATGTTGATAATGCTGAAGGCGGTATTTTACCAAGCTTTGGCTCATTAATTGGTACGCAAGCTGAAGGCGCTGATCATGCTCTTGAGTCTGACTTCTTCTTCCAGGTGGTATTTGTTGCAACCGCAATGTCTATTGTATCTGGTGCAGTTGCAGAGCGTATGAAGCTTTGGGCTTTCTTAGCATTTGCAGTAGTACTGACTGGTGTTATTTATCCAATTGAAGGTTACTGGACTTGGGGCGGTGGTTTTGTTGCTGAGGCTGGTTTTGTTGACTTTGCAGGCTCTGGTATCGTGCACATGGCGGGCGCGGCAGCTGCAATCTCAGGCGTACTGCTGTTAGGTGCTCGTAAAGGTAAGTACGGCCCAAATGGTCAGGTTAACCCAATTCCAGGCTCAAACCTGCCAATGGCAACCTTAGGTATGTTTATTCTATGGATGGGTTGGTTTGGCTTTAATGGTGGTTCTCAGTTGTTGGTTTCTGACGCTGAAAACGCAAGTGCAGTGGCTAAAATCTTTGTTAACACCAACTCTGCAGCAGCCTTTGGTGCGGTAGCAGCGCTGATTGTATGTAAAGTAGTTTGGGGTAAAGCAGACCTAACTATGATTCTAAACGGTGCGCTAGCAGGTCTTGTTGCTATTACTGCAGACCCACTATCTCCATCTTTAGCAATGGCTGGCGTGATTGGTGTGGTTGCTGGCGGTCTGGTTGTATTCTCAATCATTGGTTTTGATCGCATTAAGATTGATGACCCAGTGGGTGCGATTTCTGTTCACGGTGTAGCTGGTTTCCTAGGTTTAATGCTTGTACCTCTATCAAACGCTGATGCAAGCTTTGGCAGTCAGTTGTTTGGTGCAGCCGTTATCTTTGGCTGGGTGTTCGCTGCTTCAACGGTAGTTTGGTTAGTGCTAAAAGTGACCATGGGTATCCGTGTTACTGAAGAAGAAGAGTACACAGGTATGGATGCATCAGATTGTGGTATTGATGCGTACCCTGAGTTTGTAAGCATTAAAGGTGCGAGTTAG
- a CDS encoding amino acid ABC transporter: MPKPFFIISLLFISLYHLPTAITSVFANEATPTVGQSKSYSFATSNSIEPFFFAHQHRGIQYDLLVAALNQKGIELDHIVFAPNLRALRLVNTQQIDCIINAPADADGLHFTQSLIEYQNALFYLTNSKLEVASIEDLLRYSLSGFQNAKKFLGEEYENMVARHSNYEELSNQKGQVVMLFNGHVEAIVMEEKIFKYYSKLLVGKLDTKQLVTQTNLFKPAPGLSAATTAKSPNK, translated from the coding sequence ATGCCAAAGCCTTTTTTCATTATTAGCTTACTTTTCATCAGCCTATACCATCTGCCAACTGCAATAACATCAGTTTTTGCTAACGAAGCAACTCCAACTGTCGGCCAAAGCAAATCGTATAGCTTCGCCACGAGTAATAGCATCGAGCCATTTTTCTTTGCTCATCAACACCGAGGGATCCAATACGATCTGTTAGTTGCCGCGCTCAATCAAAAAGGCATCGAATTAGATCACATTGTATTCGCACCCAACCTAAGAGCTTTACGTCTTGTAAACACACAACAAATCGACTGTATTATTAACGCTCCTGCAGATGCAGATGGCCTCCACTTCACTCAAAGCTTAATTGAATATCAAAATGCCTTGTTTTACCTTACAAACTCTAAGCTTGAGGTTGCTTCAATTGAAGATCTATTAAGGTACTCATTGAGCGGATTTCAAAACGCCAAGAAGTTTCTTGGAGAAGAATATGAAAACATGGTGGCGCGGCACTCGAATTATGAAGAGCTCAGCAATCAGAAAGGCCAGGTTGTCATGTTGTTTAACGGCCATGTAGAGGCGATTGTGATGGAAGAGAAAATCTTTAAATACTACAGCAAACTATTAGTCGGGAAACTAGACACCAAGCAACTTGTCACTCAGACAAACCTCTTCAAGCCCGCCCCAGGATTATCGGCTGCTACGACAGCGAAGTCGCCAAACAAATAG